tgcctctcctgacaacagagcattcaaattcgtaagattagaaccttcgtggtagaggctagaaccaattggcagcattcccgagatccaaaaagtctaaaccttgtctgtggtattccgagtaggatctgggacgggatgactgtgacgagcttcaaactcacgaatgttgggcgtagtgacagtgtacaaaaggatagagagatcctattccgacacaagtgagaaccgacagatgattagccgtgcggtagctgtgcctggaaTTTTTCATCTGATACGAgagatccgacagttgattagccgtatagAAACtgtacctggaccattttcactgagaggacagatggtagccattgacaacggtgatccaccaacatacagcttgccgtggGAGGGAGCACACAAGATTgcatgaagacaataggaaagcagaggtttagaagcaacaaagcatctccaaacgcttatctgtaattcccaccaatgaattacataagtatctttattttaatttacgttttatttatctttcaattatcaaaactcataatcaattgaatccgcctgactaagatttacaggatgaccatagcttgcttcaagctggcaatctccgtgggatcgacccttactcgcgtaaggttttattacttggacgatctaGTGCATTTGCTAGTTAGTTATAccgaagttgtgaaaagtgtgatcacaattccgtgcaccaccCGACGAGGCGTTAACCAAAGTGTCGATATTCGGGAGGGGATAgaggtcttttgggcaggctttattGAGGTCGGTGTATACTACACACATCTGCCACTTTCCATTTGGCTTTTTGACCAGAACGACGTTGGCCAGCCATAATAGGTACTTgacctcccttatgaaccctgcctctagtatGGCCTGTACTTGTTCCTCCACGACTTGTAATTTCTCCGGTCCGAGCTTTCTGCGCTTTTGTTGCACTGGTCGAGATCCGAGGTACACTACcagtttgtggcacattaacttgggATCTATGCCGGGCATGTCCGCAGCCTTCCACACGGACAGGTCAAAATTATCCTTTAGGAACTTTATTAGTAGCTCCTTTAGCTCTTCTTTTAGGTTTGCAGCTATGTTCATTGTTTTATCTAGGGCGTCTCTGATTTGGACCTCTTCGGCCTCGCCTTCTGGTTAAGGACGAAGTTCTTTGTGAGTTCGGGCTCCTCCGAGTTCAATGGCATTGGCCTCTTTTCCTCTGGGATCACCTTTTAGGttcaggctttcattgtagcagcGTCGCGCGAGCTTTTGGTCTCCTTTGACAGTGGCTATGCCTTTCAGAGTTGGGAACTTCGTGCATAAGTGTGGAGTGGAGACTACTGCGGCGAGCTGATTTAAGATCGTCCGACCTATAAGGGCATTGTACGCGGAGTTCACGTCAACCACAATGTAGTCTATGCTCAATGTTCTGGACCGGGCtccctttccaaaggttgtgtgtagtgGTATGTATCCGAAGGGTTGGATCGGAGCGTCCCCTAGCCCGAATAGGCTGTTGGGATATGCTCTGAGCTTCATTTCTTGTAGCCCAAGCTTGTCGAAGGTGGGTTTGAATAGGATATCTGCGGAGCTCCCCTGGTAAACCAGTGttcggtggaggttggcgttgGCCAGTATGATGGTAATGACCACAGGGTCATCATGCCCAGGGATGATGCCAGCggcgtcttctttggtgaaagaaaTAATGGGGAGGTCGGGTGACCTATCCCCTTTCCCGACATGGTATACTTATTTtaggtgtcttttgcgagacGATTTGGAGATccctcctcctgcgaatcctctGTTGATCATACGAACGTGCCTTTTCGAGGTGTGAGGGTGACGTTCAGCTCACCCACCCTCTTCatctctccttctcttttttggcTCATCCGTTCTGTTGGCCAGGAACCGATCTGACCTTCCTTCTCGGGCTAGTTTTTCTATAATATTCTTCAAGTCGTAGCATTCGTTGGTGGGGTGCTCGTAGATTTTGTGGTATTTGCAGTATTCAGTCCGACTTCTTCCCATTTTATGCTTAATTGGGCAGGGTGGTGGGATCTTTTCCGTGTTGCATATTTCCCGGTAGATGTCCACTAAAGATACCCGAAGTGGGCTATAGTTATGGTATTTCCTGGACTTCTCCGTGGATTGGTCCTCCTTTTTCCTTGACTCTTTATCTTTGTCTCGAGATGAGTAGGAGAACCCAACTTTGGAGGTTTCCCCTAgtcgggagttttcctccatgttgatatatttctCAGCTCGTTCTTGCACTTCATTCAGGGACATAGGGTGTTTCATAGATATGGAGTGGCTGAAGGGCCCCTCACGTAGACTGTTGAtaagtcccatgatggctgcttctgtGGGGAGGTTTTGTATGTCGAGGCATGCtttattgaatctttccataTAGCTTCAGAGGCTTTCCTAGCAGGCTTGgagcgtgtttggctttgttcTTTTGTATGGAGAACCTAGCTAGGAATTTTTTAGCGAGGTCGTCGAAGCTTGTGATTGATCTTGGGGGTAGACTATCAAACCACTTTATAGCTGTTTTGGTGAGAGTAGTCGGGAGGGCCTTGCAGCGAGTCGCATCCGAGGCATCCATGAGGTACATTCGACTCCTaaagttgctgaggtgatggCTTGGGATTGATGTTCCATCGTATGGGTCATGTTGGGAGCTTTGAAGTCTTTTgggactttagctttcatgattttCTTCGTGAATGGGTCTTGTTCCCTGTGGGGGCTAGCTTCGTGATTGGATCATGTAGTTTTAGCTTTGAGGTCAGCTTCGAGCTTTTGGAGTTTCTCTTCCAGCTCTCTACGCCGTCTTGTTTCTCTTTGCAGGTCCCCCTCAGCTTCTCGTTGTAGTTCTGCTTCTTGTTCGAGTTGTTTAAGGCAATCTTGCTACTCACGGATGGTGTCTAGGATGTCTGTATTCTGGGTTTGTTTATCCTTCTTAGAGTGGTTTGCCTTCTGTGGTTATGGTGGGGCGGCATCCGTGTTTTTTTCGGTGTACTGTCTTCTAATCCGGAGGCGTGGTCATTGTGAGGAGGGTTGTTCACCATGAtggtgggatgacttccaggtccccggcaatggcgccaatttctgagggttacctaaaacagggaggtcgatctcggatgagatcttctggtCTGGTCAAGGCTGCCGTGCCCAACTTGTTGGAGCTTGAGATGCTTAAGTCAGTACgggctttaggcaggttttttgtagaattagAGTGTgtgttatacctgggtgctccagtgtatttatagtagtgtttTGGAGATCTTCTTTTgagataagtttgttatcttatcttatcttttgagaGTGAGATCATATCTTTGGCCAACCGCTTTCTAGTAGACGGTGGTCTTTTCTTTCTAGGCCTTTGCATCATCCAACCCAGACCTTATAGCTCGATCCAGTGTATGAAcagtaacagtgcccaatatatAAGATGTAAGGTTCTGGGATGCTAAAGACAATCTTGGAACTTCACATCGAATacagatattcaagcttaacaaaataaataaattaaaccataaaccataaacatggttatctaaacttagggaATTTCTAACTAATACCAATCACACCGttgtatcccacagccttcgccaacTTAACCTCTGTGCAATCCCGTTGCCACCACCTTCCGATCCTCCACAACGCCATTAAAACACATTTAATGCAAACAAGTAAAGCACAAATAGTTTTCATGTATAACAGGTAAATCAACTAGCATTTAAACATATCATTCAAATAGGCAtaactcaagtaatcaaagcaaacaagcatgcaaaagatgcatatgatgaatgtccaTCCTatttggctcgtgatatcacttgtcagttcaaaatgccaacccgacacatccccAGGATGTCACTTTTCTACCACGACCAAGGATATAGTCCCCTGCTCACACTTTCTTTCTCCTGTGCCCTGCGAGTTATAGTGCCCGGCACACTCTTTTGGGTTATAGTGCCCGAGTTCACTCTGGTGGCAGAAAGGTTATGTGAGTGGGAGACTACCACAGCCTTTATATCTCAACGTAGGCGGGAGACTTTCTCGGCCCATACGCCAGCACTGCTACCTCGACAAGCGGAAGATTGCAACATCCCTCACATCTGAACGTAGGCGTGAGACTGCCACAGCCCCTACGACGAAGAACAATGCATATCACAATTATATACTCAACCTCAGAAGTCACTACTCATAGCACAAGTCCACTTATACTCATCTCATTAACCATAATCATTCATGTTTCTCAAGTCATGATCACCTCAACACTCTGCCCAAACACTATAGTTATTCCATCCACAGAACTTCCCAAGTCTAAATCACCGTCTTCTAAAATCATAACCAAAAATACcttttttattaacttattattttcTCCCTTGATTCAAACCCTAAAATACTAGCAAAAAGGTTTTAAACAACTGTTACAGAAGTTTGCAAGCTTACCGGAAAAGTAAAACAGTTAAAAATAGGGTTTTAGGTGAAAAACAGGGCTTGTGCATATGTAC
The Arachis duranensis cultivar V14167 chromosome 5, aradu.V14167.gnm2.J7QH, whole genome shotgun sequence genome window above contains:
- the LOC107489423 gene encoding uncharacterized protein LOC107489423, coding for MERFNKACLDIQNLPTEAAIMGLINSLREGPFSHSISMKHPMSLNEVQERAEKYINMEENSRLGETSKVGFSYSSRDKDKESRKKEDQSTEKSRKYHNYSPLRVSLVDIYREICNTEKIPPPCPIKHKMGRSRTEYCKYHKIYEHPTNECYDLKNIIEKLAREGRSDRFLANRTDEPKKRRRDEEGDRSPDLPIISFTKEDAAGIIPGHDDPVVITIILANANLHRTLVYQGSSADILFKPTFDKLGLQEMKLRAYPNSLFGLGDAPIQPFGYIPLHTTFGKGARSRTLSIDYIVVDVNSAYNALIGRTILNQLAAVVSTPHLCTKFPTLKGIATVKGDQKLARRCYNESLNLKGDPRGKEANAIELGGARTHKELRP